The following nucleotide sequence is from Oryzias melastigma strain HK-1 linkage group LG3, ASM292280v2, whole genome shotgun sequence.
CACCAGTCTCTTTACGTAATGGGGTTCCACCTACCTGTGACACGCTTCCCGCTTACGTCTCCTCTCCGCTGCTAAAGCTGGCTGGCGTTCATCCAGCTTAGTTCATGTTTTCAGGCTCGCACTGGTTCCAACATGAaacaaaactcttgtttttacaAACCCAGAAGAACTGTTGTCCTCAGAGAAAGCTTTACGAACTAAAGGagtcaaaaacatttgatctagagaaaaaatacttagaatttttttttttagcttcgaTAATCATGCATATCCATGTGTTGTTTAGAGTTAAAGAATAAGAAATTCCAACTACATGAAACACAACGTTATTGGATTTGTCAAATATTGACTCTGCAGTAGACGTCACAGAGAGAGATCTCCTAAGTTCACATGACTGTTTTCCCAGCCCATCTCATTCAATGGAATTAAGCGCGACTGATACAACCATTCCTGATCGGCCTGACCTTGAGCACTTTAGCCTCTtagcttttttaagaaaagcaaCACTGAGACTGATTAGGGGCAGGGATAGACTTGAGAAAGAAGTCTATCATAGAACACAAAACAATTGtttagttcaatttttttccacacattaTGTCATTATGAGCACAAGTTGTTGGTTTTTCAGTTggacaaaaaacagtttattatgaaagtgaaaacatttacattcatTACAAACAGTTTAATCCATTCAGAAAAGATCTGTATTTGTGAAGCATATAAAGTTTGTTAAGAAATGGTggtcgaaaaaaaaaaaaaaatttcactaagaaaaattttaaaaagatccCCACAGAAATACTAACTTTAATGGAGACATGTTAATAAATTGCACAATAAATTCGAAATTGTTTGTGTGGTGTTGTctcttttgagttttaaagaTACATATCACTTGAActgagtcaaaaaaaaaaaaaaatagaattaagtcaaagtttctggtttaaaaaaagttacttcacaatttatttgattcccaaattcaacttaaaaaccctttccaatgaaaacagtgtttttggtgtttttaacattcttgtggtatttttctgatgataaaagacacatataaaataatttataactaTAACTTCATTttagagtatttatttattcaaattgtgttgagTCAGGAGCAGATAGAAATGTGCTGttagaaaaagctcaggtttgtgattcAGTGACTGACAAGGCTGGGCCAAAGTCTCACTTACTGCCTGTTTTTGACATTGAAAATTGGATTTGCACCACAAGCAGTCCTAAAGCATCACACAACATccaaagttgagcgtgtcatgcagaattgttggatccatgGCTCcactgtaaaatcaccaaccaccatttcccCAAATCGCTTCTTCTGTAACCACTCCCACGTAGCTCGCCGCGTCATGGTCTGAATAAGACTccgacatctcctttgatagatgatgataaGCGCTAGAGtagtggcagaaatttgaatgtatctgctgtaaatcaaagtgaTTTTCACATCTATCATTGTGATTTTGAACGACTCATCGCAGgagttgttttgtgtttattcacataattatgttttaaaggaCAATTGTTgctaaattacatgttttttacatgttattgcTAATCCTTATtttgcttcatattttttttctttattactaattattcattaataaactgaccaattagataAAAGTCGATTTGTATTCTGCTTCCAGTGGTAGTAGTgtggactttcaacaagctcacttctgattggtgaggGTTGTTGCCGTAGAATCGTTGACTCTGCTCAATCACTGATAATTCTGGCTCCATAGGTCTCTATTGCAAAAACATGGCAACTGaactgacatgtttttgttgaagtGAAAAAGTAGGACATTTTCTGTGGGTCGCATCATGTTCACTCTGTCCAGATCTCTTAAACCTTGTTTCCAATGCGCAGCCTGTTACGGTTTGATCCGGTATTTGGAGGGttttcattataaaatggacccattaaacagttgtGACCCATACATCTTGAGGATCCCCATCTATTGTagttccatagaaaaatagaattggacggttggggcggagtcactgTTGCTGCCTGAAATTGGCAGAAAGGCCTGCATCCCACTCCTGACACCACCCCTAGCTAAGGCATTCTTCTTAGCCGCTCGCAATCTTTTTTCAATcaacattaaattccttttacacacaatgtacaaaaagtaaagcaagaaaaagacgagctgctggatgacctccattgttgttgcttttctagtcgtcacactacaatgacgcaatgacatgTACTGTCTACACcatgcatgaaaacaaaccgctctgtggaaatgaggcttaactgagtggattTTAGCTATTGCTCACCAACAATAAATAAGCTCTTTTCTTCgctttggtgcgctctgaaccactgAAGTTTACTttcaaatgtaagtaatgactttatgttgtagcgtGACNNNNNNNNNgcagttgaagtcaaagtagTGTccaggattattatttttaaggttcactctccaaacagaggggtccaaagtccatTATCACGAGAGTAAACCGCGTCACACCCTGGAAGCTCTTTTCTTCgctttggtgcgctctgaaccactgAAGTTTACTttcaaatgtaagtaatgactttatgttgtagcgtgacctttttaaagttataaaaccggtGTTATTATGGATATTTGAGGGCACGAAGCAccgcgctaaagctagctgACCGCtgatattgatgatgtcatcgaacgagagtcacgtccgaaatattagacactattttttcatcaccctccatGATACAAGCAAGatgaagggagaaggggagaatttgAATCTGACCATAGTCTCATATAGCAATAATAATTTAGGTgttgttaaagcaaaaacatattttagacaTGATGATTTGAAGTAGATAAATTATTCAACTTAGTTCAAAATATCTAAGCAGAAGTTTGTTACAGCCTGAAGGctgtatttatgattttttttttctcccttaaatcaaacaaagtcTTAAAGTACATTGAAAAGTTTCAGACTTCACAAAGggaatttacattttctgaaaagttaTGTTACTTATATgaacaaagtaaatgttttattgaattttgcATGAAAgtaagtaaagaaaaataatttcaattcaGAAGTTGTAATTCTCATTAgcacttttttttgcagtgaaacAAGTGACATTTCTGCATGTTTAAATATGTTCTACAACTGTAATCCTTTCTTGAGTCCATTTCATTAATAGTTTAGTAAATATGAAACGGTGTCAATGTATTGACTCTAAGAAGTAGGCTGAAGCACTTATCTGAATGCACCGTCATTTAGTTTAGTCTAGCCTTGACCTGCACCTCCCCCCTTAGAAGAAACCCCCCCAGCATGATAGCACAGTAATCCAAGTGCTCACTTTACTCAAAGGGGAGGATGCCAAAGGAGATTCTGAAGGATTACTAAAGAAACCCTTAAGACCAAGACATGCCCACTTCAAGTGGGACAATCCATGGTGGAGTTTACCAGCAAACAGACTATGGGCTTGTGGCTCAGTTATGGGGCAGACACAGCAAACAGAATGCAAGGAGGAGATTGATGTCAAAGCCCTTCAGGATATGTACAGAAAGTTTGTCATGGAGTGTCCAAGTGGAGTACTTTTTCTGCACGAGTTCAAGCGCTTTTTTGGCGTGGACCCAACAGGAGAAGCATCCGACTACGCAGAGAGCATGTTCCGTGCTTTTGACAAAAACGGGGTAAGGAAGTCCTGAAGCTTTTCTGTGCCGCGCTCATTTAAAGGTCcccaaattaaactttttctttctctatttTTACCGATTTTTAGGACAATACAATTGATTTCCTAGAGTTTGTTGCAGCTTTGAATCTAGTTTTCCGTGGGGACTTGGAGCATAAGCTACGCTGGTCGTTCAAGGTGTACGACAAAGACGGCAATGGTTTTGTGGACAGGTCTGAGCTACGGTCAATAATTGATGTAAGTCTCACCAGTCAGCGGCAAATGTCAAGTCACATTAGgtatatttaggatttttttttaaagagtctaTTCTGCTTTTACTGTAAGCAAAATGTACAAAAGCCTCTACATCTAATTATGATTTACTGCATTTCTTAACttacagcagaaataaaaatatggcaTTTTGTGAAGCATACAactctatttttaaatgtagaggAATGTAATGTTAATTGTTTCAGTAAATACACTTGTTGACAATATTTGTAACAACATACCCTTTGACTGCACCTGAAATTAAGCCACGCCTACTTTTGAGACCAATGAgatgatgcaaaaaaatagGGTTTAATGGcaataaaattctaaaaaagttattttcttcaattcaattcaagttTATTTGGTGCCTTCATATGACcactgttaaaaacagcatccaaagctttaaaactttttaaagtatcAGCGAAAAGGTTAAAACTCTTCAAAGTAAAATAGTATTAAACAacactgataaaaacaaaagtaaagcaaaGTAAAATACAAGCAGAGCGGTGCGTAATGCAAtgtcaaaaatgattaaaaactggcattaagaggttttttattattaagaatGTCTTCAAATAACACATTACCaacccaaatttaaaaaagagaagttttttATCCCACTTTCTGGCTTTAAAGCTTCAAACTTTGTTACCTTGTGTACCTCAGCAGCTGcataaaatacgtttttttgtttctttgccaACAGAAACTAAAGTTACAAAACATAACTGACATTTATTAAGTCAAACTCAGAGTAATTCACCaccaaaaatgtagtttttcccTCCTTTGATGATAAACTGATGGTTTCCTGTCTGTTTAAACAGACAGAATCTGAATCATTCTGTTGCAAAAAGACTAGTTTTCTGCTTGATTAGTTTCAAATGAGGAATAGCTTGTGCATTCATTTGTATGTCCaaccgttaaaaaaaaaaagtaggtcgaaaaataagataaaaaaatattttatttaatataaaataaaaaaacaataaatattattatttttcctttttcttttatgaaaaaataattaattttggtcatttttgctatatttttaatcaaaatgtattcATGTACATGACTGTGCAGTATTAgcaccaaaaatatgaaaaattcatgaccaaaaattacataattttccctttttattctTCAAGAGCATTTACCGgataaagaaatgttcaaaatcCGATCTGACGGACACACAGATTTCAGTCGATGCTGCTGTGGATCGAATCCTAGAAGCTGTCGACACTGATAATGATGGTGAGCGGCCAGTTCTCCTACCTGCTTTGACTTACTAAATACATTATAATATCGCCCCGAAGAGATTGATCCAGTCTGTTCATTACTTTTTCAGGTTGCGTCAGCATGGAGGAGTTCATAAAAGGCGCCCAGGCTGACCCCTGGGTGCTAAAAATGTTGAGCCTTGACATGAACCCTGCAGGATGGGTGCTGGAAAACAGGAGAAAGAGTGCACATTTCTGAAGAGGCGAAGCagtttgtttgaagtccacaagAATCTTGACGAAAACCTGAAAACTGTTCAAGAATATCCAACGAggatttaaatcatgtttttctttttttttttacaacgtCTGATTGTAAAATTCTACAAATATTCTATTTGTCTCTAGCAATTATCTCAAGTTAATcactatcatgagaaaatgtatatttgcatTGTGAAAACACAATTACTCTAAATGTCCTCTCTGCATTAAtgctttagttatttttatttttggcttgaAATATAATGCAACAGcctttttaatataaagtgtcaatgtgtaaaatatgaaattttATAATGCCTTCTTGACATTCTtatgttttttacagtttcaagaatgtatgtattttgctttgttttcatgcAGTGACTCTGATATTCATTAAAGTATAATTCTAATGCTATCAATTTAACtcaatttccatttaaaaagtatacccttgtgtgttgtttttgtgcttgaaaTATTCTATAAGTTAGAGTGAATAAACATTAAGCATCGGAGAAAACTCAAGGTTCTCAAGTTTCGATGGTACCAGCATGTCTCTGCATCCCATAGGAGTTAGATCAGATGGCCTTCCTCTACTGCAATGTTTTTGCTGTGTGCTTTAAGTCATCTCCCAGTTGGAGTATTCTGACAATGGGTTGCATTTTTTAGATCCAGAACAACTTGATAGTCATGATATCTACTTGTTTGAAAGGAATACCAGCTCGCTGTGACAAGAATTGGTTATTACATCACTGAtcacaacattttgacaatTAAATCCATGAATGTTGAGCATTTGATAAAGCTTACTGCTTctgtaacaaaataaataatttttgtcTTCCAAGAAACACTGAGATGAGGaacttttttcctattttttaggCCTGAataaagtggtattttaatactttaaatagATGATTaattgatgtttaaaaaaatagcttaattcaaagttacaaaaataattacattttttgtgctcaaataaaattccaaaacagcacTGGGTGGCAATATATTCATATCCCTGAtattaacttttgaaaaaattaaaaaaagatatccAGAAATTCTGTCCTGCAGTgccccaaaataaataaacaggaacCAGAGAAATAATATCTCCCAGAATGCATCTCTGTTATTTCGTGTTCAAAGTTCTGTCCTTTGCCTAAGAAGAGCGTAAAGGTTTTCTCCTAGCTTGCCATCCCACTCCTGACACCACAACTCATGGTTCCTCTCAGTGCAGTagaaattttcttaaaatgtataCTTAATGATGGTAAAATGTGTTGTGTTGAAGCAGAGGAAAtgatttgtcaaaatgttcaggATCTCAACTCCTCTCTCCTCTAAGCTAAAGCTAAGTGCTAGCTAGCTAATAATGATTATTCAAAAGTAATTTGTCAGACTGCCACAGGGGAGAAATGTGCCTCTCACTGTCTCGATACAATTTTCCTGCAGTGACAAGCAGCTTTTAGTCTATATACAGTGTTTCCAAACAAGTGCATTCAGACAGGGTCACTAAAGGTTCCAAAGGATTTAGGCGTATGGATTACTGCTTTAAACTCTGCTCCCAATACGCACAGCTAAAAATAAGCTACTTGCTCAGGATCAAACATTATATAAACCAGATGCAACAGTTTAAATATTCGTTTGGCACCTTATATATgagatctattttttatgattatagTGTAAGAAAGTATCTCATTATTATATTGCAACGTAACCATCTAAAAATGGACTAGCTAACCATTGATCGCCTGTGTAGTAGTGGTCTGAAAGTGAGGACAGAGCACAGAAAACTATGGGATGAGAATCACAGCTGATAACGGACGTGTAACCCACTTAATCCATCAATCCAATCACCTAAATGAAGAGTCACACAACCTGAGCTAATCTTTAAATTACCTCACAAGTTTACTTTTAATGGACATGATTATTCACACTCACCTGAAACGACCAACTGCTTCAAAAACGGaatactgaaaaacaaaacaagaaaaacacagaaactgaaggaaaaataaagtcCAGTGGTCCCTACTTCAACACGGTTCATCTTTTACGTTGTTTGCTgacatttttgtgcaattttggattcttttctctttttaaatggtgcattgtgttctgcatcctgattggctgtataTAACTGTCAACCAGTCTCCTCCGTGCCAAGTCTACTGCGCAGAATTCATCCAGCTAACCAACTTTTGATAAATCTTACATCACAAGCAGAGCTTTGTCAGTTCAGTGGCCTTGTTgtggagtgtctgccctgagactcaagttcaaatcccggccgagtcataccaaagactctaaaaaggggacccagtgtctccctgcttgacattCAGCAttaagggttggattgggggggttaaaccaaaAAATGGTTCCCGAGCATGGCTGTCtccagctcacccctcccccagggggtgggtcatttttttctatgaaatttTGAACACAGAATTTCAACAGGagagaaaattgtgaaaatgttcatatttgctTGAacaaagtgtataaagtgtgtagaaagaagttttataactttgaaacaTCTataattcctgaaaaaaaaagagaaaatgctgACCACTTTACGGATTTCACCAAACGCACAAGCCTCGGGGGAACTggaagacacacctgcactcctctGTACAATCCTCTAtggcaggggtctccaactaatttggcgagaggtccagtaactctgtcagcttggtagactGGGGTCCGAACacgcaaaaacattcagtcaatattgcactcttctgttcttttatttaattacaatgtgtagttacatttgcaaagaactcttctagcttattgtctcaacaagtatttatctcattcctttttgtacaaaaatacatacatgtacatgcattatagagaaaaaaagaagatNNNNNNNNNNNNNNNNNNNNNNNNNNNNNNNNNNNNNNNNNNNNNNNNNNNNNNNNNNNNNNNNNNNNNNNNNNNNNNNNNNNNNNNNNNNNNNNNNNNNNNNNNNNNNNNNNNNNNNNNNNNNNNNNNNNNNNNNNNNNNNNNNNNNNNNNNNNNNNNNNNNNNNNNNNNNNNNNNNNNNNNNNNNNNNNNNNNNNNNNNNNNNNNNNNNNNNNNNNNNNNNNNNNNNNNNNNNNNNNNNNNNNNNNNNNNNNNNNNNNNNNNNNNNNNNNNNNNNNNNNNNNNNNNNNNNNNNNNNNNNNNNNNNNNNNNNNNNNNNNNNNNNNNNNNNNNNNNNNNNNNNNNNNNNNNNNNNNNNNNNNNNNNNNNNNNNNNNNNNNNNNNNNNNNNNNNNNNNNNNNNNNNNNNNNNNNNNNNNNNNNNNNNNNNNNNNNNNNNNNNNNNNNNNNNNNNNNNNNNNNNNNNNNNNNNNNNNNNNNNNNNNNNNNNNNNNNNNNNNNNNNNNNNNNNNNNNNNNNNNNNNNNNNNNNNNNNNNNNNNNNNNNNNNNNNNNNNNNNNNNNNNNNNNNNNNNNNNNNNNNNNNNNNNNNNNNNNNNNNNNNNNNNNNNNNNNNNNNNNNNNNNNNNNNNNNNNNNNNNNNNNNNNNNNNNNNNNNNNNNNNNNNNNNNNNNNNNNNNNNNNNNNNNNNNNNNNNNNNNNNNNNNNNNNNNNNNNNNNNNNNNNNNNNNNNNNNNNNNNNNNNNNNNNNNNNNNNNNNNNNNNNNNNNNNNNNNNNNNNNNNNNNNNNNNNNNNNNNNNNNNNNNNNNNNNNNNNNNNNNNNNNNNNNNNNNNNNNNNNNNNNNNNNNNNNNNNNNNNNNNNNNNNNNNNNNNNNNNNNNNNNNNNNNNNNNNNNNNNNNNNNNNNNNNNNNNNNNNNNNNNNNNNNNNNNNNNNNNNNNNNNNNNNNNNNNNNNNNNNNNNNNNNNNNNNNNNNNNNNNNNNNNNNNNNNNNNNNNNNNNNNNNNNNNNNNNNNNNNNNNNNNNNNNNNNNNNNNNNNNNNNNNNNNNNNNNNNNNNNNNNNNNNNNNNNNNNNNNNNNNNNNNNNNNNNNNNNNNNNNNNNNNNNNNNNNNNNNNNNNNNNNNNNNNNNNNNNNNNNNNNNNNNNNNNNNNNNNNNNNNNNNNNNNNNNNNNNNNNNNNNNNNNNNNNNNNNNNNNNNNNNNNNNNNNNNNNNNNNNNNNNNNNNNNNNNNNNNNNNNNNNNNNNNNNNNNNNNNNNNNNNNNNNNNNNNNNNNNNNNNNNNNNNNNNNNNNNNNNNNNNNNNNNNNNNNNNNNNNNNNNNNNNNNNNNNNNNNNNNNNNNNNNNNNNNNNNNNNNNNNNNNNNNNNNNNNNNNNNNNNNNNNNNNNNNNNNNNNNNNNNNNNNNNNNNNNNNNNNNNNNNNNNNNNNNNNNNNNNNNNNNNNNNNNNNNNNNNNNNNNNNNNNNNNNNNNNNNNNNNNNNNNNNNNNNNNNNNNNNNNNNNNNNNNNNNNNNNNNNNNNNNNNNNNNNNNNNNNNNNNNNNNNNNNNNNNNNNNNNNNNNNNNNNNNNNNNNNNNNNNNNNNNNNNNNNNNNNNNNNNNNNNNNNNNNNNNNNNNNNNNNNNNNNNNNNNNNNNNNNNNNNNNNNNNNNNNNNNNNNNNNNNNNNNNNNNNNNNNNNNNNNNNNNNNNNNNNNNNNNNNNNNNNNNNNNNNNNNNNNNNNNNNNNNNNNNNNNNNNNNNNNNNNNNNNNNNNNNNNNNNNNNNNNNNNNNNNNNNNNNNNNNNNNNNNNNNNNNNNNNNNNNNNNNNNNNNNNNNNNNNNNNNNNNNNNNNNNNNNNNNNNNNNNNNNNNNNNNNNNNNNNNNNNNNNNNNNNNNNNNNNNNNNNNNNNNNNNNNNNNNNNNNNNNNNNNNNNNNNNNNNNNNNNNNNNNNNNNNNNNNNNNNNNNNNNNNNNNNNNNNNNNNNNNNNNNNNNNNNNNNNNNNNNNNNNNNNNNNNNNNNNNNNNNNNNNNNNNNNNNNNNNNNNNNNNNNNNNNNNNNNNNNNNNNNNNNNNNNNNNNNNNNNNNNNNNNNNNNNNNNNNNNNNNNNNNNNNNNNNNNNNNNNNNNNNNNNNNNNNNNNNNNNNNNNNNNNNNNNNNNNNNNNNNNNNNNNNNNNNNNNNNNNNNNNNNNNNNNNNNNNNNNNNNNNNNNNNNNNNNNNNNNNNNNNNNNNNNNNNNNNNNNNNNNNNNNNNNNNNNNNNNNNNNNNNNNNNNNNNNNNNNNNNNNNNNNNNNNNNNNNNNNNNNNNNNNNNNNNNNNNNNNNNNNNNNNNNNNNNNNNNNNNNNNNNNNNNNNNNNNNNNNNNNNNNNNNNNNNNNNNNNNNNNNNNNNNNNNNNNNNNNNNNNNNNNNNNNNNNNNNNNNNNNNNNNNNNNNNNNNNNNNNNNNNNNNNNNNNNNNNNNNNNNNNNNNNNNNNNNNNNNNNNNNNNNNNNNNNNNNNNNNNNNNNNNNNNNNNNNNNNNNNNNNNNNNNNNNNNNNNNNNNNNNNNNNNNNNNNNNNNNNNNNNNNNNNNNNNNNNNNNNNNNNNNNNNNNNNNNNNNNNNNNNNNNNNNNNNNNNNNNNNNNNNNNNNNNNNNNNNNNNNNNNNNNNNNNNNNNNNNNNNNNNNNNNNNNNNNNNNNNNNNNNNNNNNNNNNNNNNNNNNNNNNNNNNNNNNNNNNNNNNNNNNNNNNNNNNNNNNNNNNNNNNNNNNNNNNNNNNNNNNNNNNNNNNNNNNNNNNNNNNNNNNNNNNNNNNNNNNNNNNNNNNNNNNNNNNNNNNNNNNNNNNNNNNNNNNNNNNNNNNNNNNNNNNNNNNNNNNNNNNNNNNNNNNNNNNNNNNNNNNNNNNNNNNNNNNNNNNNNNNNNNNNNNNNNNNNNNNNNNNNNNNNNNNNNNNNNNNNNNNNNNNNNNNNNNNNNNNNNNNNNNNNNNNNNNNNNNNNNNNNNNNNNNNNNNNNNNNNNNNNNNNNNNNNNNNNNNNNNNNNNNNNNNNNNNNNNNNNNNNNNNNNNNNNNNNNNNNNNNNNNNNNNNNNNNNNNNNNNNNNNNNNNNNNNNNNNNNNNNNNNNNNNNNNNNNNNNNNNNNNNNNNNNNNNNNNNNNNNNNNNNNNNNNNNNNNNNNNNNNNNNNNNNNNNNNNNNNNNNNNNNNNNNNNNNNNNNNNNNNNNNNNNNNNNNNNNNNNNNNNNNNNNNNNNNNNNNNNNNNNNNNNNNNNNNNNNNNNNNNNNNNNNNNNNNNNNNNNNNNNNNNNNNNNNNNNNNNNNNNNNNNNNNNNNNNNNNNNNNNNNNNNNNNNNNNNNNNNNNNNNNNNNNNNNNNNNNNNNNNNNNNNNNNNNNNNNNNNNNNNNNNNNNNNNNNNNNNNNNNNNNNNNNNNNNNNNNNNNNNNNNNNNNNNNNNNNNNNNNNNNNNNNNNNNNNNNNNNNNNNNNNNNNNNNNNNNNNNNNNNNNNNNNNNNNNNNNNNNNNNNNNNNNNNNNNNNNNNNNNNNNNNNNNNNNNNNNNNNNNNNNNNNNNNNNNNNNNNNNNNNNNNNNNNNNNNNNNNNNNNNNNNNNNNNNNNNNNNNNNNNNNNNNNNNNNNNNNNNNNNNNNNNNNNNNNNNNNNNNNNNNNNNNNNNNNNNNNNNNNNNNNNNNNNNNNNNNNNNNNNNNNNNNNNNNNNNNNNNNNNNNNNNNNNNNNNNNNNNNNNNNNNNNNNNNNNNNNNNNNNNNNNNNNNNNNNNNNNNNNNNNNNNNNNNNNNNNNNNNNNNNNNNNNNNNNNNNNNNNNNNNNNNNNNNNNNNNNNNNNNNNNNNNNNNNNNNNNNNNNNNNNNNNNNNNNNNNNNNNNNNNNNNNNNNNNNNNNNNNNNNNNNNNNNNNNNNNNNNNNNNNNNNNNNNNNNNNNNNNNNNNNNNNNNNNNNNNNNNNNNNNNNNNNNNNNNNNNNNNNNNNNNNNNNNNNNNNNNNNNNNNNNNNNNNNNNNNNNNNNNNNNNNNNNNNNNNNNNNNNNNNNNNNNNNNNNNNNNNNNNNNNNNNNNNNNNNNNNNNNNNNNNNNNNNNNNNNNNNNNNNNNNNNNNNNNNNNNNNNNNNNNNNNNNNNNNNNNNNNNNNNNNNNNNNNNNNNNNNNNNNNNNNNNNNNNNNNNNNNNNNNNNNNNNNNNNNNNNNNNNNNNNNNNNNNNNNNNNNNNNNNNNNNNNNNNNNNNNNNNNNNNNNNNNNNNNNNNNNNNNNNNNNNNNNNNNNNNNNNNNNNNNNNNNNNNNNNNNNNNNNNNNNNNNNNNNNNNNNNNNNNNNNNNNNNNNNNNNNNNNNNNNNNNNNNNNNNNNNNNNNNNNNNNNNNNNNNNNNNNNNNNNNNNNNNNNNNNNNNNNNNNNNNNNNNNNNNNNNNNNNNNNNNNNNNNNNNNNNNNNNNNNNNNNNNNNNNNNNNNNNNNNNNNNNNNNNNNNNNNNNNNNNNNNNNNNNNNNNNNNNNNNNNNNNNNNNNNNNNNNNNNNNNNNNNNNNNNNNNNNNNNNNNNNNNNNNNNNNNNNNNNNNNNNNNNNNNNNNNNNNNNNNNNNNNNNNNNNNNNNNNNNNNNNNNNNNNNNNNNNNNNNNNNNNNNNNNNNNNNNNNNNNNNNNNNNNNNNNNNNNNNNNNNNNNNNNNNNNNNNNNNNNNNNNNNNNNNNNNNNNNNNNNNNNNNNNNNNNNNNNNNNNNNNNNNNNNNNNNNNNNNNNNNNNNNNNNNNNNNNNNNNNNNNNNNNNNNNNNNNNNNNNNNNNNNNNNNNNNNNNNNNNNNNNNNNNNNNNNNNNNNNNNNNNNNNNNNNNNNNNNNNNNNNNNNNNNNNNNNNNNNNNNNNNNNNNNNNNNNNNNNNNNNNNNNNNNNNNNNNNNNNNNNNNNNNNNN
It contains:
- the LOC112160949 gene encoding guanylyl cyclase-activating protein 2, with translation MGQTQQTECKEEIDVKALQDMYRKFVMECPSGVLFLHEFKRFFGVDPTGEASDYAESMFRAFDKNGDNTIDFLEFVAALNLVFRGDLEHKLRWSFKVYDKDGNGFVDRSELRSIIDSIYRIKKCSKSDLTDTQISVDAAVDRILEAVDTDNDGCVSMEEFIKGAQADPWVLKMLSLDMNPAGWVLENRRKSAHF